The Natrinema salaciae genome includes a window with the following:
- a CDS encoding DUF7282 domain-containing protein: MNARKQLLVVLTALMLVCSSGAMVTAATGGDTVEQSNDVSEDEYDQTDNETTNESDDMQEHAEAAAGLSDGELTPSDNESDGQQGAYVTFEDQTTEGETVVVENVSLASPGFVAIHDSSLLTGNVVGSVIGVSTYLEAGTYDEVEITLDEPIGAAANESLEADGNESSAEGETLIAMPHRDTNDNQTYDFVTSGGVDDVPFLTASGEPVVDEAIVTIDDTEDGVEDGVDDGTEDGVDDGVEDGVDNDTEDDADDGFEDGVDNDTEDGVDDGVDDDTEDGVEDGFEDGVDNDTEDAVDDGFEDDVDNDTEDDVDDGIEDGVDDDVEDGVDDDEQPPMDDVPIDGDQQPVFVTVEDLTVEDVNFENTTVYVLVVGEDISADDLPDGMENITEDELPDEDNETDIGDDVDDNETIFDDNETEDNETDIGDDVDDNETIFDDDETEDNETDIGDGIDDNETVFDDNETEDNETVFDDNETEDNETVFDDNETEEVTAESFNVTDLEAPESATVGDTITVTATVENPTDEERTEDVQFRLDGDLVDNQSLTLESGASEEVEFEVDTSDLQAGSYIHMVLTDQSGEVATLELTEETDTGIDDNESDEIEFDDENETNDTDDNGTDNLTANDTESMLGVLA; this comes from the coding sequence ATGAACGCACGCAAACAGTTACTCGTCGTACTTACCGCGCTGATGCTCGTTTGCTCGAGCGGGGCGATGGTGACAGCCGCAACAGGCGGCGACACCGTCGAGCAGAGCAACGACGTCAGCGAGGACGAGTACGACCAGACGGACAACGAGACGACGAACGAGTCGGACGACATGCAGGAACATGCCGAGGCGGCTGCCGGACTCAGTGACGGCGAGCTAACGCCGTCCGATAACGAGTCCGACGGCCAGCAAGGCGCGTACGTGACGTTCGAAGACCAGACGACCGAGGGCGAGACGGTCGTCGTCGAGAACGTTTCGCTCGCGAGCCCCGGCTTCGTGGCGATTCACGACAGTAGCCTCCTCACGGGGAACGTCGTCGGGAGCGTCATCGGCGTCTCGACGTATCTCGAGGCAGGCACGTACGATGAGGTCGAAATCACCCTCGACGAGCCGATCGGAGCGGCTGCGAACGAGTCGCTCGAGGCGGACGGGAACGAATCGTCCGCGGAGGGTGAGACGCTGATCGCGATGCCGCATCGGGATACGAACGACAACCAGACGTACGACTTCGTCACGAGCGGTGGCGTGGACGACGTGCCGTTCCTCACGGCGAGCGGCGAGCCAGTCGTCGACGAAGCGATCGTCACTATCGACGATACCGAAGACGGCGTCGAGGACGGTGTCGACGATGGCACCGAAGACGGCGTTGACGATGGTGTCGAGGACGGTGTCGACAACGACACCGAAGACGACGCTGACGACGGCTTCGAGGATGGTGTCGACAACGATACCGAAGACGGCGTTGACGATGGTGTCGACGACGACACCGAAGACGGCGTTGAGGACGGCTTCGAGGATGGTGTCGACAACGACACCGAAGACGCCGTTGACGACGGCTTCGAGGATGATGTCGACAACGACACCGAAGACGACGTTGACGACGGCATCGAGGATGGTGTCGACGACGATGTCGAGGACGGTGTCGACGACGACGAACAACCGCCGATGGACGACGTCCCCATCGATGGTGATCAACAGCCGGTCTTCGTCACTGTCGAAGATCTCACCGTCGAAGACGTGAACTTCGAGAACACGACCGTATACGTTCTCGTCGTCGGCGAAGATATCAGCGCTGACGATCTCCCGGACGGGATGGAAAACATCACTGAAGACGAACTCCCGGACGAGGATAACGAGACCGACATCGGTGACGACGTCGACGACAACGAGACCATCTTCGACGACAACGAAACCGAGGACAACGAGACCGACATCGGTGACGACGTCGACGACAACGAGACCATCTTCGACGACGACGAAACCGAAGACAACGAAACCGACATCGGAGACGGCATCGACGACAACGAGACCGTCTTCGACGACAACGAAACTGAAGACAACGAGACTGTCTTCGACGACAACGAAACCGAAGACAACGAGACTGTCTTCGACGACAACGAAACCGAGGAAGTGACCGCTGAATCGTTCAACGTCACCGACCTCGAGGCGCCCGAGAGCGCCACAGTCGGCGATACCATCACCGTGACGGCGACGGTCGAGAACCCCACCGACGAGGAGCGAACCGAGGACGTGCAGTTCCGCCTCGACGGTGACCTCGTCGACAATCAGAGCCTCACGCTCGAGAGCGGTGCGAGCGAGGAGGTCGAGTTCGAAGTCGATACGAGCGATCTCCAGGCCGGTTCGTACATCCACATGGTGCTCACCGACCAGTCCGGTGAGGTCGCGACCCTCGAACTGACCGAGGAGACCGACACCGGAATCGACGACAACGAGTCGGACGAGATCGAGTTCGACGATGAGAACGAAACCAACGACACCGACGACAACGGCACCGATAATCTAACGGCCAACGACACCGAGTCGATGCTCGGCGTCCTGGCCTAA
- a CDS encoding helix-turn-helix transcriptional regulator: MSIRRPSTLLESLGVSSSDAAAIAASSWSGFVSGAARPLQLEGSAHLAALAGMIALALLGGVLVARNRYDEPNSIGSEGDTDREEFVTDRERVQRLLRENGGRMKQSNIVDSVSWSKAKVSRLLADLEEDGQITKLRLGRENLVCLPGHEPTASKSPEQTNDD, encoded by the coding sequence ATGAGCATCCGACGGCCTTCCACGCTACTCGAGTCGCTCGGCGTGTCGAGCAGTGACGCGGCCGCAATCGCCGCGAGTTCGTGGTCCGGGTTCGTCTCGGGGGCCGCCCGCCCCCTTCAACTCGAGGGGAGCGCGCATCTCGCCGCCCTCGCCGGTATGATCGCGCTCGCCCTGCTCGGCGGGGTGCTCGTCGCTCGCAACCGGTACGATGAGCCGAACTCGATCGGGAGCGAGGGGGACACGGACCGGGAGGAGTTCGTGACCGATCGGGAGCGAGTCCAGCGGCTCCTCCGGGAGAACGGGGGCCGAATGAAGCAGTCGAACATCGTCGACTCCGTCAGCTGGTCGAAAGCCAAGGTCAGCCGACTGCTCGCCGACCTCGAGGAGGACGGCCAGATCACGAAACTGCGTCTCGGGCGGGAGAACCTGGTCTGTCTGCCGGGACACGAGCCGACGGCGTCGAAATCGCCCGAACAGACCAACGACGACTGA
- a CDS encoding NAD-dependent epimerase/dehydratase family protein codes for MNTPAIRDSTILVTGGAGFIGSHLVDALAPRNEVRVLDNFTTGDRAHLPDDVTVVEGDVGDPIALQKAARGVDVIFHHAALVSVSQSVDEPRQSNRTNLEASLLVLEQARQEDARVVVASSAAVYGHPDELPVPETASTNPASPYGVQKLALDQYTRLYEELYGLETVALRYFNAYGPRQQGPYSGVISTFLEQARANEPITIEGDGQQSRDFVHVSDIVRANLRAATTDAVGEAYNVGTGQRTSIRELAETIRDATDSSSTIAHCEPRAGDIRHSGADTSKAARDLGFEARVGLESGIRSLVGDGRVALTGEEADAAPEPSRESESYS; via the coding sequence ATGAACACGCCAGCGATCCGCGACAGCACGATCCTCGTCACCGGCGGTGCGGGCTTCATCGGCAGCCACCTCGTCGACGCCCTCGCCCCCCGAAACGAGGTCAGAGTGCTCGATAACTTCACCACCGGCGACCGCGCGCACCTCCCCGACGACGTGACCGTCGTCGAGGGCGACGTTGGCGACCCGATCGCCCTCCAGAAAGCCGCCCGCGGCGTCGACGTGATCTTCCACCACGCCGCGCTCGTCAGCGTCTCCCAGAGCGTCGACGAGCCCCGGCAAAGCAATCGGACGAATCTCGAGGCGAGCCTGCTGGTCCTCGAGCAGGCCCGCCAGGAGGACGCCCGGGTCGTCGTCGCCTCGAGCGCGGCGGTCTACGGCCACCCCGACGAGTTGCCGGTGCCGGAGACGGCGTCGACGAATCCGGCCTCGCCGTACGGCGTCCAGAAACTCGCCCTGGACCAGTACACCCGGCTCTACGAGGAGCTGTACGGGCTCGAGACCGTCGCGTTGCGATACTTCAACGCCTACGGGCCCCGCCAGCAGGGCCCCTACAGCGGCGTCATCTCGACGTTCCTCGAGCAGGCGCGGGCGAACGAGCCGATCACCATCGAGGGTGACGGACAGCAGAGCCGCGACTTCGTCCACGTCAGCGATATCGTCCGGGCGAACCTGCGAGCGGCGACGACCGACGCGGTCGGCGAGGCGTACAACGTCGGCACGGGCCAGCGGACGTCGATCCGCGAACTGGCCGAGACGATCCGCGACGCGACCGACTCGTCGTCGACGATCGCCCACTGCGAACCCCGCGCCGGCGACATCAGACACAGCGGCGCGGACACGTCGAAGGCGGCGCGGGACCTCGGGTTCGAGGCGCGAGTCGGCCTCGAGTCGGGGATTCGATCGCTCGTCGGCGACGGACGGGTGGCGCTGACCGGTGAGGAAGCCGACGCCGCGCCGGAACCGAGCCGGGAGAGCGAGTCGTACAGCTGA
- the allB gene encoding allantoinase AllB — protein MTVDLVVRNCTVVTPAGRTPDAGVAVEDGEIVAVGRSDRLPDADRVLDAEGNVLVPGIVDCHIHNREPGLEYKEDWESATRAAAAGGVTTVVGMPNTDPVIDRPEHLELKFERGEASAHVDFQSYAVVTSENLELIPEIAEVGPLGFKIFLGSTVGDVPPPNDGEILEAMERIRETGKRLGFHEENGEIIDYYTERFKAAGRNEPIDHSHSRPVIAEREAVERMITFAEETGAKIHMFHVSSGSAAEAVARGKSRGVDVTAETTPHYLWFTEDVVREKGNVARVQPPIRDAAERDALWDAVDDGTIDCMATDHAPHTPEEKKVDDPFGNTWDAISGFVGLETEVPAMLTFVDRGRFTLEEWVHRHSTRPAQVWGMYPQKGSLQVGTDADFTIVDPDREWTLEDRTDLHSKNCVTPFEGESFTGKAVATVVRGAVVAEDGAVVGESGHGTRVDVD, from the coding sequence ATGACCGTCGACCTCGTGGTGCGCAACTGTACCGTCGTGACGCCCGCCGGGCGGACGCCCGACGCGGGCGTCGCCGTCGAGGACGGTGAGATCGTCGCCGTCGGCCGGAGCGACCGCCTCCCCGACGCGGATCGCGTCCTCGACGCCGAGGGGAACGTTCTGGTCCCCGGAATCGTCGACTGCCACATCCACAACCGCGAACCCGGGCTCGAGTACAAGGAGGACTGGGAGTCCGCGACGCGGGCGGCGGCCGCCGGCGGCGTGACGACCGTCGTCGGAATGCCGAACACGGACCCGGTCATCGACCGGCCCGAGCACCTCGAGCTCAAGTTCGAGCGCGGCGAGGCGTCGGCCCACGTCGATTTCCAGAGCTACGCCGTCGTCACCTCGGAGAACCTCGAGTTGATCCCCGAGATCGCCGAGGTCGGCCCGCTCGGGTTCAAGATCTTCCTCGGCTCGACCGTCGGTGACGTGCCGCCGCCGAACGACGGCGAGATACTCGAGGCGATGGAGCGCATCCGCGAAACGGGCAAACGGCTCGGCTTCCACGAGGAGAACGGCGAGATCATCGACTACTACACGGAGCGGTTCAAAGCCGCGGGGCGAAACGAGCCGATCGACCACTCCCACTCCCGTCCCGTGATCGCCGAGCGGGAAGCCGTCGAGCGGATGATCACCTTCGCCGAGGAGACCGGCGCGAAGATCCACATGTTCCACGTCTCGTCGGGGTCGGCCGCCGAGGCCGTCGCCCGCGGGAAGTCCCGCGGCGTCGACGTCACCGCCGAGACGACGCCCCACTACCTCTGGTTCACCGAGGACGTCGTGCGCGAGAAGGGCAACGTCGCCCGCGTCCAGCCGCCGATCCGGGACGCCGCGGAGCGCGACGCGCTCTGGGACGCGGTCGACGACGGCACGATCGACTGCATGGCGACCGACCACGCGCCCCACACCCCGGAGGAGAAAAAGGTCGACGACCCGTTCGGCAACACCTGGGACGCCATCTCGGGGTTCGTCGGCCTCGAGACCGAAGTGCCGGCGATGCTCACCTTCGTCGATCGGGGTCGGTTCACGCTCGAGGAGTGGGTCCACCGACACTCGACGCGCCCGGCCCAGGTCTGGGGGATGTACCCGCAGAAGGGATCGCTGCAGGTCGGTACCGACGCCGACTTCACGATCGTCGATCCGGATCGGGAGTGGACGCTCGAGGACCGGACGGACTTGCACTCGAAGAACTGCGTCACGCCGTTCGAGGGCGAGTCCTTCACCGGCAAGGCGGTCGCGACGGTCGTCCGCGGCGCGGTCGTGGCCGAGGACGGCGCGGTCGTCGGCGAGTCGGGACACGGAACGCGCGTGGACGTCGACTGA
- a CDS encoding quinone-dependent dihydroorotate dehydrogenase produces the protein MTLYSRVRPLAFKLPAETAHDLGKLTLRAAQSTWPTRTALSYAYRYDDPALEVDLFDTTFPNPVGVAAGFDKNAEVTHALAALGFGFVEIGTVTPYPQDGNDRPRLFRLREDDAMINRMGFNGQGMERVKSRLEDEGTPTIPLGVNVGKMNSSTEREAVEDYRRVFDRLSPFADYVVVNVSCPNTPDEFDEGSPEHLRAIFETLEAENDRDVPILVKIGPDSPDESILDLVDIVTEFDLDGIVATNTSTSREGLASPRRDEWGGLSGDPLESRSTAVIRTLAEYTDGDLPIIGVGGVDSPASAYEKIRAGASLVQLYTGFVYEGPSTAKRINRGLAALLERDGFSSVDAAVGADLDE, from the coding sequence ATGACGCTGTACTCGCGGGTCCGCCCCCTCGCGTTCAAACTCCCAGCCGAGACGGCCCACGATCTCGGCAAGCTGACGCTCCGGGCTGCCCAGTCGACGTGGCCGACGCGGACGGCGCTCTCGTACGCCTACCGGTACGACGATCCCGCCCTCGAAGTCGACCTGTTCGACACCACGTTTCCGAACCCGGTCGGCGTCGCCGCCGGCTTCGACAAGAACGCCGAAGTGACCCACGCGCTCGCGGCGCTGGGCTTTGGCTTCGTCGAAATCGGGACCGTCACGCCCTATCCGCAGGACGGTAACGACCGCCCCAGGCTCTTTCGCCTTCGCGAGGACGACGCGATGATCAACCGCATGGGGTTCAACGGCCAGGGGATGGAGCGGGTCAAATCGCGACTCGAGGACGAGGGGACTCCCACCATCCCCCTCGGCGTCAACGTCGGCAAGATGAACTCCTCGACCGAACGGGAGGCGGTCGAGGACTACCGGCGCGTCTTCGACCGGCTCTCGCCCTTTGCCGACTACGTCGTCGTGAACGTCTCCTGTCCGAACACCCCCGACGAGTTCGACGAGGGCTCGCCCGAGCACCTCCGGGCGATCTTCGAGACGCTCGAGGCCGAAAACGATCGGGACGTCCCGATTCTGGTGAAGATCGGCCCCGACTCACCCGACGAATCGATCCTCGACCTCGTCGACATCGTCACCGAGTTCGATCTCGACGGCATCGTCGCGACGAACACGTCGACGAGCCGCGAGGGGCTCGCGTCGCCCCGACGGGACGAGTGGGGCGGCCTCAGCGGCGACCCGCTCGAGAGTCGATCGACGGCCGTCATCCGCACCCTCGCCGAGTACACGGACGGCGATCTGCCGATTATCGGCGTCGGCGGCGTCGACTCCCCGGCGAGTGCGTACGAAAAGATCAGGGCCGGTGCCTCGCTCGTCCAGCTGTATACCGGGTTCGTCTACGAAGGTCCCTCGACCGCCAAGCGGATCAATCGCGGGCTGGCGGCGCTGCTCGAGCGCGACGGGTTCTCGTCGGTCGACGCGGCGGTCGGTGCGGACCTCGACGAGTGA
- a CDS encoding MmgE/PrpD family protein — MTDADTSRGIAELAAFASSLESEDVPDAARRLGERAILDTVGVTLAGAGAEAGDIAASTVGSGGGGGGGEATLLGRDERLPLSDAVFVNATAGHALDFDDVALAAMDGHPSVPMVAPLLAVGEREGATGRELLTAFVAGFETQNYLSRPISPGHYEGGWHATSTVGVFGAAAAVANLLGLSPERTAHALNVAASMPAGLKRNFGTTTKPVHAGQAARSGTTAALLAAEGATADSAAVDGERGFFDLYRGDGEPALERLPDLGTRWALCEDGIDVKKYPCCYYTHAAIYAAIRLTESHELTPDDVDAVVVTASQGAADALAHDDPATGLEAKFSMPYLIGSAIARQRVGLDAFDEDSIDEPAVQTVRERVSLTVDDDLPYDSNAARVAVTTRAGDVYERTQDRPPGTHDDPLSDDELHEKFRMCAAHAPTSVATDDALAALDDLRSVSDVSDVLESV, encoded by the coding sequence ATGACAGACGCAGACACGAGCAGGGGTATCGCCGAACTCGCGGCGTTCGCGTCCTCGCTCGAGAGCGAGGACGTCCCCGACGCCGCACGTCGGCTGGGAGAACGCGCCATCCTCGATACCGTCGGCGTGACCCTCGCTGGAGCGGGCGCGGAAGCGGGAGATATCGCCGCGAGTACGGTCGGAAGCGGTGGCGGCGGGGGTGGCGGCGAAGCGACGCTCCTCGGCCGAGACGAACGGCTCCCGCTCTCCGACGCCGTCTTCGTCAACGCGACCGCCGGCCACGCGCTGGACTTCGACGACGTCGCGCTGGCGGCGATGGACGGGCACCCGAGCGTCCCGATGGTCGCCCCGCTGCTGGCCGTCGGCGAGCGCGAGGGTGCGACGGGCCGAGAGCTGCTCACCGCGTTCGTCGCCGGATTCGAGACCCAGAACTACCTCTCGAGACCGATCAGCCCCGGCCACTACGAGGGAGGCTGGCACGCCACCTCGACCGTCGGCGTCTTCGGTGCCGCCGCGGCCGTCGCGAACCTGCTCGGACTCTCCCCGGAACGCACCGCGCACGCCCTCAACGTCGCCGCCTCGATGCCGGCCGGGCTCAAGCGCAACTTCGGAACGACGACCAAACCGGTCCACGCGGGACAGGCCGCCCGCTCCGGAACCACCGCGGCCCTGCTCGCCGCCGAGGGCGCGACGGCGGATTCGGCGGCGGTCGACGGCGAACGCGGGTTCTTCGATCTCTACCGAGGCGACGGCGAACCGGCCCTCGAGCGACTGCCCGACCTCGGCACCCGCTGGGCGCTGTGCGAGGACGGCATCGACGTCAAGAAGTATCCCTGCTGTTACTACACCCACGCCGCGATCTACGCCGCGATTCGGCTCACCGAGTCGCACGAGCTCACGCCCGACGACGTCGACGCGGTCGTCGTGACGGCCTCGCAGGGCGCGGCCGACGCGCTCGCGCACGACGATCCCGCGACGGGACTCGAGGCGAAGTTCTCGATGCCGTATCTGATCGGGAGCGCGATCGCCCGCCAGCGGGTCGGACTCGACGCGTTCGACGAGGACAGTATCGACGAACCGGCGGTCCAGACCGTCCGCGAACGGGTCTCGCTGACGGTTGACGACGACCTGCCGTACGACTCGAACGCGGCTCGCGTCGCGGTGACGACCCGGGCCGGCGACGTGTACGAGCGCACGCAGGACCGACCGCCGGGCACGCACGACGATCCGCTCTCGGACGACGAACTGCACGAGAAGTTCCGGATGTGTGCCGCGCACGCGCCGACGTCGGTCGCCACCGACGACGCGCTGGCCGCGCTGGACGACCTGCGGTCGGTCTCCGACGTGAGCGACGTCCTCGAGTCGGTGTAG
- a CDS encoding thiolase family protein, whose product MPDTDTDLVLVDGARTPHGTLLGSLAGIEPVELGRTALDGLLERVEIAGAEIDWVGLGNAIQAGIGQAPGRQAVVESSVPNETAVTTVNEASGSGLRAIALAADRIAAGRAEIAVAGGFESMSNAPWVLPDYRSGRRYGDVELKDSMILDSLWDVSLDVHMGEITEGLVDREEIPREAQDEYALESHRLAAEAIESGAFDEEIVPVETSGASETNRADDGDAVDRDQGPRPDSTLSDLARLPTPFRDDGTITPGNASKLSDGAGAVLLADGDVAADRDLAPLATLVDYDVVYRDPDAFNEAVGDVVESLLERNELAVADVDAFWINEAFAAQSVYVMDRVGIPREKMNPRGGAVAFGHPIGASGGMLAASLGYQLRDDSDVARGLVGMSVGGGGAIMALLEQY is encoded by the coding sequence ATGCCCGACACTGATACCGACCTGGTTCTCGTCGACGGTGCGCGAACGCCACACGGCACGCTGCTGGGCTCGCTCGCGGGAATAGAGCCGGTCGAGCTGGGGCGAACGGCGCTGGACGGACTGCTCGAGCGCGTCGAGATCGCCGGCGCGGAAATCGATTGGGTCGGCCTCGGGAACGCCATTCAGGCCGGGATCGGACAGGCCCCGGGCCGGCAGGCCGTCGTCGAATCGTCGGTTCCCAACGAGACCGCGGTAACGACCGTGAACGAAGCGTCGGGGTCCGGACTGCGCGCGATCGCGCTCGCGGCGGATCGGATCGCGGCCGGCCGCGCCGAGATCGCGGTCGCTGGCGGGTTCGAATCCATGTCGAACGCGCCGTGGGTCCTCCCGGACTACCGGAGCGGTCGTCGGTACGGCGACGTCGAGCTCAAGGACTCGATGATCCTGGACTCGCTGTGGGACGTGTCCCTCGACGTTCACATGGGCGAAATCACCGAAGGGCTCGTCGACCGCGAGGAGATCCCTCGGGAGGCCCAGGACGAGTACGCCCTCGAGAGCCACCGACTGGCGGCCGAGGCGATCGAATCGGGCGCGTTCGACGAGGAGATCGTTCCGGTCGAGACCAGCGGTGCGTCGGAGACGAACCGGGCAGACGACGGCGACGCGGTCGACCGGGATCAGGGCCCGCGGCCCGATTCGACGCTGTCGGATCTGGCCCGACTGCCGACGCCGTTTCGCGACGACGGGACGATCACCCCGGGGAACGCGTCCAAACTCAGCGACGGCGCGGGCGCAGTGTTGCTGGCCGACGGTGACGTGGCCGCCGATCGCGACCTCGCGCCGCTGGCGACGCTGGTCGACTACGACGTGGTCTATCGCGACCCCGACGCGTTCAACGAGGCCGTCGGCGACGTCGTCGAGAGCCTGCTCGAGCGCAACGAGTTGGCGGTCGCGGACGTCGACGCGTTCTGGATCAACGAAGCGTTCGCCGCGCAGTCGGTGTACGTCATGGACCGTGTCGGTATCCCGCGCGAGAAGATGAACCCCCGCGGCGGCGCGGTCGCGTTCGGGCACCCGATCGGCGCCTCGGGCGGAATGCTCGCCGCGAGCCTCGGCTATCAGCTGCGCGACGATTCGGACGTCGCTCGCGGCCTCGTCGGCATGAGCGTCGGCGGCGGTGGCGCGATCATGGCGTTGCTCGAGCAGTACTGA
- a CDS encoding CaiB/BaiF CoA transferase family protein, giving the protein MLALDDITVVSLESGISAPLCTRMLGDFGAEVIKVERPDVGDVNRHWDSVVYGDSSAHVWVDRNKLSVELNLKSDAGLELFRELAAEADVVVQNYSPGVVERLGVGYDDVAAINEDVIYLNVSGYGRDGPYSDRKAYDMVMQGETGLILMNGSPDAPAKIPLSVCDINAATYGTISALLALFHRERTGEGQELDVTMFGGMLSWLGYFPQKYWHSDELPERIGMRHHLLTPYGPHETADDQYVNFAVLSEAHWELLCEAVLERPDLLADERFATNEKRVENRGALEPMIESRIADEPRDYWAERLAEAGIPWGDVNRLDDVLDHPQTEHLDLVKELETEDGPVPYIDNPIDSDSLEFAAAPMPDLGEHTDDVLDALGYSSEEREALRESGAI; this is encoded by the coding sequence GTGCTCGCACTCGACGACATCACGGTCGTGAGCCTCGAGAGCGGGATCAGCGCGCCACTCTGTACGCGGATGCTGGGCGACTTCGGCGCGGAGGTGATCAAAGTCGAGCGCCCGGACGTGGGCGACGTCAACCGCCACTGGGACTCGGTCGTGTACGGCGACTCTTCGGCCCACGTCTGGGTCGATCGGAACAAGCTGAGCGTCGAGCTGAACTTGAAGTCCGACGCGGGTCTCGAACTCTTTCGCGAACTCGCCGCGGAGGCCGACGTGGTCGTCCAGAACTACTCGCCGGGCGTGGTCGAACGGCTCGGCGTCGGCTACGACGACGTCGCGGCGATCAACGAGGACGTGATCTACCTGAACGTCTCGGGGTACGGTCGGGACGGCCCCTACAGCGACCGCAAAGCGTACGATATGGTCATGCAGGGCGAGACCGGACTGATACTGATGAACGGCTCGCCGGACGCCCCCGCGAAGATTCCGCTCAGCGTCTGCGACATCAACGCCGCGACCTACGGCACGATATCCGCGCTGCTCGCGCTGTTCCACCGCGAGCGCACCGGCGAGGGCCAGGAACTCGACGTCACGATGTTCGGCGGGATGCTCTCGTGGCTCGGCTACTTCCCCCAGAAGTACTGGCACAGCGACGAACTCCCCGAACGCATCGGGATGCGCCACCACCTGCTGACACCGTACGGCCCCCACGAGACGGCCGACGACCAGTACGTCAACTTCGCCGTCCTCAGCGAGGCCCACTGGGAACTGCTCTGTGAGGCCGTTCTCGAGCGCCCCGACCTGCTCGCCGACGAGCGCTTCGCGACCAACGAGAAGCGCGTCGAGAACCGCGGGGCCCTCGAGCCGATGATCGAGTCCCGCATCGCAGACGAGCCCCGCGACTACTGGGCCGAGCGGCTCGCCGAGGCGGGCATTCCGTGGGGCGACGTCAACCGACTCGACGACGTGCTCGACCACCCGCAGACCGAGCATCTGGACCTCGTGAAGGAACTCGAGACCGAGGACGGGCCAGTGCCGTACATCGACAACCCGATCGACTCCGATTCGCTCGAGTTCGCGGCGGCACCGATGCCGGACCTCGGCGAGCACACCGACGACGTGCTCGACGCGCTGGGCTACTCGAGCGAGGAACGCGAGGCGTTGCGCGAGTCGGGCGCGATCTAG
- a CDS encoding MaoC family dehydratase, with product MTDTTDDTDDTEESPDKQLVEGWHGRYYEDFEVGDVYKHPFGRTVTETDNVWMTNVTMNLNPMHFNEAYAAETEFGERLVNGTVVIALAVGMSVIDVSVNATANLGYDDVRHHSPVFHGDTIFAESEVLRKRELESRDHVGIVETELRAYNQHDDLVLSLERTPMVLKREYAEPSAAAPPGWPDGIGTQPEDC from the coding sequence ATGACGGACACGACCGACGACACGGACGACACGGAGGAATCGCCGGACAAACAGCTCGTCGAAGGATGGCACGGCCGCTACTACGAGGACTTCGAGGTCGGCGACGTCTACAAGCATCCGTTCGGCCGCACCGTCACCGAGACGGACAACGTCTGGATGACCAACGTGACGATGAACCTCAACCCGATGCACTTCAACGAGGCCTACGCCGCGGAGACGGAGTTCGGCGAGCGCCTCGTCAACGGCACCGTCGTCATCGCGCTGGCCGTCGGGATGAGCGTCATCGACGTCTCGGTCAACGCGACGGCGAACCTCGGCTACGACGACGTTCGTCACCACAGCCCGGTCTTCCATGGCGATACCATCTTCGCCGAGAGCGAGGTCCTGCGCAAGCGGGAACTCGAGTCCCGCGACCACGTCGGCATCGTCGAGACCGAACTCCGGGCGTACAACCAGCACGACGACCTCGTGTTGAGCCTCGAGCGCACGCCGATGGTACTGAAACGCGAGTACGCCGAGCCCTCGGCCGCGGCACCGCCGGGCTGGCCGGACGGGATCGGCACGCAGCCGGAGGATTGCTGA